In Mercurialis annua linkage group LG5, ddMerAnnu1.2, whole genome shotgun sequence, a single genomic region encodes these proteins:
- the LOC126680780 gene encoding FACT complex subunit SPT16 codes for MADSRNPSSNTAYEINSDKFKSRLKLFYSHWKERKDDLWGSADAIAIATPPPSEDLRYLKSSAMNVWLLGYEFPDTIMVFTKKQIHFLCSQKKISLLEAVRKPAEEADDGGIDVVMHAKAKNDDGVAVMDEIFGALNVGSSVLGYIAKEVPEGALLETWNEKLKTAGFEQIVDVTNGFADLLATKDAAEVMNIKKAAFLSCGVMTSVIVPNLENVIDEEKKVTHSSLMDEAEKAIMEPSKAKVKLKPENCDICYPPIFQSGGDFDLRPSAASNDELLYYDPASVIIVAIGARYNNYCSNVARTFLIDANKMQSKSYEVLLKAQEAAIGALKPGNVLSAAYLAAVAVVKNEAPELVPHLTKSAGTGIGLEFRESALNLNAKNDRIIKANMVFNVSLGFQNLQNQNDNPKTQNYSLLLADTVIVGQTSPEVVTSKTSKAVKDVAYSFNEEEEEVKPHAKPGVNGTKTVISKTTLRSDTGDISKEEMRRQHQAELARQKNEEIARRLAGVGGAAGDNRSSVRTSADLVSYKNVNDIPPLRDLMIQVDQKNESVFLPIYGSMVPFHVATIRTVSSQQDTNRNCYIRIQFLVPGTPFSPHDANSLKNQGAIYLKEVSFRSKDPRHISEVVQQIKSLRRHVVSRESERAERATLVTQEKLLRVGNKFKPIKLHDLWIRPVFGGRGRKLPGMLETHQNGFLFTTSRKDEQAEVMFGNIKHAFFQPAEREMITLLHFHLHNHIMVGNKKTKDVQFYVEVMESVQTLGGGKRSAYDPDEIEEEQRERDRKNKINMDFQSFVNRVNDLWSQPQFSGLDLEFDQPLRELGFHGVPYKTSSFIVPTSSCLVELIETPFLVVTLSEIEIVNLERVGLGQKNFDMTIVFKDFKRDVLRIDSIPSTALDGIKEWLDTTDIKYYESKLNLNWRQILKTITDDPQSFIDDGGWEFLNLEASDSDSDGSEDSDKGYEPSDAEPESESEDEASESASLVESEDEDEDDDSEGDSEEEKGKTWEELEREASNADREKGDESDSDEDRNRRKAKIVGKSRAPPASSLAKRSRFR; via the coding sequence ATGGCGGATTCTCGAAACCCTAGCAGCAATACTGCGTACGAAATTAATTCAGATAAGTTTAAATCCcgtttgaagttattttattcGCATTGGAAAGAACGAAAAGATGATTTATGGGGTTCAGCTGACGCTATTGCTATAGCTACGCCACCTCCTTCTGAGGATTTGCGGTACTTAAAATCGTCTGCGATGAATGTTTGGTTGTTGGGTTATGAGTTTCCGGACACGATTATGGTTTTTACGAAGAAACAGATTCATTTCTTGTGTAGTCAGAAGAAGATTTCGTTGCTTGAGGCTGTTAGGAAGCCGGCGGAAGAGGCTGATGATGGTGGGATTGATGTTGTTATGCATGCTAAAGCGAAGAATGATGACGGTGTTGCTGTAATGGATGAGATATTTGGTGCGCTGAATGTGGGTAGTTCTGTTCTTGGGTATATAGCAAAGGAGGTTCCTGAAGGTGCGCTTTTGGAGACTTGGAATGAGAAGTTGAAGACTGCGGGGTTTGAACAGATTGTTGATGTTACTAATGGGTTTGCTGATTTGCTTGCTACTAAGGATGCTGCGGAGGTTATGAATATTAAGAAAGCTGCTTTTTTGAGCTGTGGCGTGATGACTAGCGTCATTGTTCCTAATCTTGAGAATGTTATTGATGAGGAGAAGAAAGTTACTCATTCTTCTTTGATGGATGAGGCTGAGAAGGCCATTATGGAACCGTCCAAAGCTAAGGTTAAGTTGAAGCCGGAGAATTGTGATATTTGTTATCCTCCAATTTTTCAGAGTGGAGGTGATTTTGATCTGAGACCTAGTGCAGCTAGTAATGATGAGTTGCTCTATTATGATCCTGCCAGTGTTATTATTGTTGCTATTGGTGCTCGGTATAACAACTACTGCTCAAATGTTGCCAGAACTTTCTTGATCGATGCCAATAAAATGCAGAGCAAGTCTTATGAAGTTCTTCTAAAAGCCCAAGAGGCAGCAATTGGTGCATTGAAGCCTGGGAATGTACTCAGTGCTGCATATCTAGCAGCTGTTGCGGTGGTTAAGAATGAGGCTCCTGAATTAGTTCCACACCTAACAAAATCTGCAGGGACAGGCATTGGGCTTGAGTTTCGTGAATCGGCACTGAATCTCAATGCCAAGAATGATCGTATCATAAAGGCAAATATGGTGTTTAATGTATCCCTGGGTTTTCAAAACTTGCAGAACCAAAATGATAACCCAAAGACCCAGAATTACTCTTTGTTACTTGCGGATACAGTTATTGTTGGTCAAACGAGTCCGGAAGTGGTGACTAGCAAGACCTCCAAAGCTGTTAAGGATGTGGCTTATTCATTTAATGAAGAGGAGGAAGAAGTCAAACCTCATGCTAAACCTGGGGTTAATGGCACGAAGACTGTGATTTCTAAGACAACACTACGATCCGATACCGGAGATATTTCAAAGGAGGAGATGCGGAGGCAGCACCAGGCAGAGCTTGCCCGTCAAAAGAATGAAGAAATTGCTCGGCGACTTGCTGGTGTGGGAGGTGCGGCAGGGGACAATCGTTCTTCTGTGAGGACATCAGCTGATTTAGTATCCTACAAGAATGTCAATGACATTCCTCCTTTAAGAGATCTAATGATTCAGGTTGACCAGAAGAATGAGTCTGTGTTTTTACCTATTTATGGGAGTATGGTGCCTTTCCATGTTGCTACAATTAGGACAGTCTCCAGCCAGCAGGATACCAACAGAAATTGCTATATACGTATTCAATTTCTGGTTCCGGGTACCCCTTTTAGTCCACATGATGCTAATTCTCTGAAGAACCAGGGGGCCATTTATCTGAAGGAGGTTTCATTTCGCTCTAAGGACCCTAGGCACATTAGCGAAGTGGTACAGCAGATTAAGTCACTAAGGCGGCATGTTGTGTCTAGGGAGTCTGAGAGGGCTGAGAGGGCAACCTTGGTTACTCAGGAGAAACTTCTGCGCGTTGGGAATAAGTTTAAGCCTATAAAATTGCATGACCTTTGGATCCGCCCCGTTTTTGGCGGCCGTGGAAGGAAGCTTCCTGGTATGCTGGAAACTCATCAGAATGGGTTCTTATTTACAACAAGTAGAAAGGACGAGCAGGCGGAGGTCATGTTTGGTAACATTAAACATGCATTTTTCCAGCCTGCAGAGAGGGAGATGATCACTCTCCTCCACTTCCATCTTCACAACCACATTATGGTGGGAAACAAGAAGACCAAGGATGTGCAGTTTTATGTTGAGGTCATGGAATCAGTCCAGACATTGGGAGGTGGGAAGAGATCTGCATATGATCCTGATGAAATCGAGGAAGAGCAAAGAGAAAGGGACAGGAAGAATAAGATCAACATGGATTTTCAGAGCTTTGTGAATCGGGTGAATGATCTTTGGAGTCAGCCCCAATTCAGTGGACTCGACCTTGAGTTTGATCAGCCTTTGAGAGAGCTCGGCTTCCATGGGGTGCCTTACAAAACCTCATCTTTCATTGTCCCAACTTCAAGCTGTCTTGTTGAGCTAATTGAGACTCCTTTCCTTGTTGTCACTCTCAGTGAGATTGAGATTGTAAACTTGGAGAGAGTCGGTTTAGGACAAAAGAATTTTGATATGACCATTGTGTTCAAGGATTTCAAGCGCGATGTTCTTAGAATTGATTCTATTCCATCAACAGCACTGGATGGGATAAAGGAATGGCTTGACACTACAGATATTAAGTATTACGAGAGCAAGTTGAATTTGAACTGGCGGCAGATTCTGAAGACAATTACTGATGACCCCCAGAGTTTCATAGATGATGGAGGGTGGGAATTTTTGAATTTAGAAGCTAGTGATTCAGATTCTGATGGCTCAGAGGATTCAGATAAGGGTTATGAGCCATCAGATGCAGAACCTGAGTCCGAGTCAGAAGATGAGGCCTCGGAAAGTGCGTCGCTGGTGGAGTCGGAGGATGAGGATGAGGACGATGATTCAGAAGGAGACTCTGAGGAAGAGAAGGGTAAGACATGGGAGGAGCTGGAGAGAGAAGCGAGCAATGCAGATAGAGAGAAAGGGGATGAGTCTGATAGTGATGAGGACAGGAATAGAAGGAAAGCGAAGATTGTCGGAAAGTCTCGAGCACCTCCTGCTAGCAGCTTGGCCAAGCGCTCCAGGTTCAGGTAG